One genomic region from Mytilus trossulus isolate FHL-02 chromosome 9, PNRI_Mtr1.1.1.hap1, whole genome shotgun sequence encodes:
- the LOC134684962 gene encoding low-density lipoprotein receptor-related protein 1-like → MEVHVWWCMCFLLHCKLQPSSFTGTILFSTYNAIMEFDIDTGNVTVLVEQSDTVYAMDYDYKNRFIYFPRHITHDIVRFAYPSNTTTLQTVVQSLSYPTGIAVDSANDHLYWIDSFINHLSRCNLDGSNVTVLSTFIEPWVIRLDVTNRLDVTRQGSCARQKDVGSGRTPGDWSSFLCEDYNETKFVKFLANIIASLETNKDIVQLPLVIMEKQLHE, encoded by the exons ATGGAGGTACACGTTTGGTGGTGTATGTGTTTTTTACTTCATTGCAAACTACAACCATCAT CTTTCACAggaacaattttgttttcaacgtACAATGCAATTATGGAGTTTGATATTGATACAGGCAATGTAACAGTACTTGTGGAGCAGAGTGACACTGTGTACGCCATGGACTATGATTACAAAAACAGATTCATCTATTTTCCGAGACACATTACCCATGACATCGTTCG aTTTGCTTATCCCTCAAATACTACAACACTACAGACAGTTGTCCAGTCATTGTCATATCCAACAGGAATAGCTGTTGATTCAGCTAATGATCATCTCTACTGGATTGATTCTTTTATAAACCACCTCTCAAGATGTAATCTAGACGGAAGCAATGTAACTGTGCTATCAACTTTTATCGAGCCTTGGGTAATACGACTTGATGTAACAAATAg gCTAGATGTGACAAGACAAGGTTCTTGTGCTAGACAGAAAGATGTTGGTTCTGGTAGAACACCAGGGGACTGGAGTAGTTTTCTCTGTGAAGATTACAACGAAACTAAATTTGTCAAGTTTCTTGCCAACATAATTGCTTCTTTAGAGACTAATAAGGATATTGTACAGCTACCCCTTGTAATCATGGAGAAGCAGCTACACGAATGA